One window of Geothermobacter hydrogeniphilus genomic DNA carries:
- a CDS encoding C40 family peptidase — MSLVLLPGLLSCAGQPRTAAPAPPPAGQVDPIAALLPRTTPAPMTPGTDPRPAPTATAKPSRHHLERMGFSTQVGAFSNLDNAVRLERALDAKGIDAYYFRHESGLYKVRFGNHKSYRAARKEAETLRRLGLIGRFFIVIPEDYAAARIRRSGKGNLRNELVRTARRFLGVPYRWGGEDRKRGFDCSGLTMVCYRLNGLNLPRNSRMQYRAGRAVGRRQLHKGDLVFFATHGGKRVTHVGIYAGGDKFIHAPRTGKTVRYASLSNAYWRKAYVGARSYL; from the coding sequence ATGAGTCTGGTTCTGCTGCCGGGCCTGCTCAGCTGCGCCGGGCAACCGCGAACGGCAGCGCCTGCCCCTCCGCCTGCCGGGCAGGTCGACCCGATCGCCGCCCTGCTGCCCCGGACGACACCCGCACCCATGACGCCCGGCACCGATCCCCGCCCTGCTCCGACGGCAACCGCCAAACCCTCCCGACACCACCTTGAACGGATGGGTTTTTCGACCCAGGTCGGCGCCTTTTCCAACCTCGACAACGCGGTACGCCTGGAACGGGCTCTCGACGCAAAAGGGATCGACGCCTACTATTTCCGCCACGAATCGGGGCTCTACAAGGTCCGTTTCGGCAACCACAAGAGCTACCGGGCCGCCCGTAAAGAAGCTGAAACGCTGCGCCGCCTGGGGCTGATCGGCCGCTTCTTCATCGTTATTCCGGAGGACTACGCGGCGGCCAGGATACGCCGCAGCGGCAAAGGGAATCTGCGCAACGAGCTGGTACGTACCGCCCGCCGGTTTCTCGGCGTTCCCTACCGCTGGGGCGGCGAGGATCGCAAACGGGGCTTCGACTGCAGCGGTCTGACCATGGTCTGCTACCGTCTCAACGGCCTCAACCTGCCGCGCAATTCGCGCATGCAGTACCGCGCCGGCCGGGCGGTCGGCAGGCGGCAGCTACACAAGGGAGACCTGGTCTTCTTCGCCACCCACGGCGGCAAACGGGTCACCCATGTCGGCATCTACGCCGGCGGCGACAAATTCATCCACGCCCCGCGTACCGGCAAGACCGTCCGCTACGCCAGCCTCTCCAACGCCTACTGGCGCAAAGCCTATGTCGGTGCCCGCAGCTATCTCTGA
- a CDS encoding DEAD/DEAH box helicase — MSFDQFKLAAPILRAVTQCGYTEPTPVQEKSIPEILAGRDLLASAQTGTGKTAAFMLPALDRLSTLKKGPKGAPRVLVMTPTRELAAQVTEATRNYGRFLRLRSTAILGGTAYGPQFRDLGRPIDLVVGTPGRLIDHLERGSLNLSRLEVLILDEADRMLDMGFKEDVEKVVAAAPAERQTLLFTATMDRTMENLANRLLNDPVRVDIAGRKMTLDQISQCLHVADSYHHKKRLLQHFAESEEVSQAIIFSATKRDADSLAQELIDQGHRAAALHGDMTQGARNRTVRGLRQGRVRLLVATDVAARGIDIPGISHVINFDLPMAAEDYVHRIGRTGRAGASGIAISFASNGVDVQRLERIEKLIGERLPQEEIPGLEPSRPLRRGRPAGKRDGRPGNKRHGGFNRGKGKPGGSQRRREPIVEYRSRKARPAKSAH, encoded by the coding sequence ATGTCTTTTGATCAATTCAAGCTGGCCGCGCCGATTCTGCGCGCGGTCACCCAGTGCGGCTACACCGAACCGACCCCGGTTCAAGAAAAATCGATCCCCGAGATCCTCGCCGGTCGCGACCTGCTCGCTTCGGCTCAGACCGGAACCGGCAAGACCGCGGCCTTCATGCTGCCGGCCCTCGACCGCCTCTCGACGCTGAAAAAAGGACCCAAGGGCGCGCCGCGGGTGCTGGTGATGACGCCGACCCGGGAGCTGGCCGCCCAGGTCACCGAAGCGACCCGCAACTACGGCCGTTTCCTGCGCCTGCGCAGCACCGCGATCCTCGGCGGCACCGCTTACGGTCCGCAGTTCCGCGATCTCGGGCGGCCGATCGACCTGGTGGTCGGCACCCCGGGACGGCTGATCGATCACCTCGAGCGCGGCAGCCTCAATCTTTCCCGGCTTGAAGTGCTGATTCTCGACGAGGCCGACCGGATGCTCGACATGGGCTTCAAGGAGGATGTCGAGAAGGTGGTGGCCGCCGCCCCCGCTGAACGGCAGACTCTGCTCTTTACCGCGACTATGGACCGGACCATGGAAAACCTCGCCAACCGGTTGCTGAATGACCCGGTGCGGGTTGATATCGCCGGTCGGAAAATGACCCTTGACCAGATTTCCCAGTGCCTGCATGTCGCCGACAGCTATCATCACAAGAAACGCCTGCTGCAGCATTTCGCGGAGTCGGAAGAGGTTTCCCAGGCGATTATCTTCTCCGCCACCAAGCGCGATGCCGACAGTCTGGCGCAGGAACTGATCGACCAGGGACATCGCGCCGCCGCCCTGCATGGCGACATGACCCAGGGCGCGCGCAACCGGACCGTCAGGGGCCTGCGCCAAGGGAGGGTGCGGCTGCTGGTGGCGACCGATGTCGCCGCCCGCGGCATCGATATCCCCGGCATCAGCCACGTGATCAATTTCGACCTGCCGATGGCCGCCGAAGACTATGTCCATCGCATCGGCCGCACCGGGCGCGCCGGCGCCAGCGGCATCGCCATCTCCTTCGCCAGCAACGGTGTTGACGTGCAGCGCCTGGAGCGGATTGAGAAGCTGATAGGCGAGCGGCTGCCGCAGGAAGAAATCCCCGGGCTGGAACCCTCCCGGCCGTTGCGGCGCGGCCGCCCGGCGGGCAAGCGTGACGGACGTCCCGGCAACAAGCGCCATGGCGGCTTCAACCGCGGCAAGGGCAAGCCCGGCGGCAGCCAGCGCCGTCGCGAGCCGATCGTCGAGTATCGGAGCCGCAAGGCCCGGCCGGCCAAAAGCGCGCACTGA
- a CDS encoding NADH:ubiquinone oxidoreductase, producing the protein MMERPKVAFFDLSCCEGCQLQVANLGEELLDVLGLIDLVEFREVMSETWEGRYDVAIVEGSVVNEESEQRLREIRRRSDLLIAYGSCATIGGVNGMKNRKPLPEVQQEVYGERADWFPTDRTRPLHQLVKVDYFIHGCPIHPQEFIKVLKSALAGLPYQVPDYAVCVECKFNENVCLYDKGVTCLGPVTRAGCNAWCVNNGNVCYGCRGLVSNPNRAGAEEVLREHGLDAGLIANKMLMYNAAMEPCDE; encoded by the coding sequence ATGATGGAGCGGCCCAAGGTTGCATTTTTCGATCTCTCCTGCTGCGAGGGATGCCAGCTGCAGGTGGCGAATCTGGGGGAAGAACTGCTCGACGTCCTCGGGTTGATCGATCTGGTGGAGTTTCGCGAGGTGATGTCCGAAACCTGGGAAGGCCGCTACGATGTCGCCATCGTCGAGGGGAGCGTGGTCAACGAGGAGTCGGAGCAGCGCCTGCGCGAGATCCGCCGGCGCAGCGACCTGCTGATCGCCTACGGCAGCTGCGCGACTATCGGCGGGGTCAACGGCATGAAGAACCGCAAGCCCCTGCCGGAGGTTCAGCAGGAGGTTTACGGTGAGCGTGCCGACTGGTTTCCGACGGATCGGACCCGACCGCTGCACCAGCTGGTCAAGGTCGACTATTTCATTCATGGCTGCCCGATTCATCCGCAGGAATTCATCAAGGTCCTCAAGTCGGCCCTGGCGGGACTGCCCTACCAGGTGCCCGACTACGCCGTTTGCGTCGAATGCAAATTCAACGAGAATGTCTGCTTGTATGACAAGGGGGTGACCTGTCTCGGTCCGGTGACCCGGGCCGGCTGCAATGCCTGGTGCGTCAACAACGGCAATGTCTGCTACGGCTGCCGGGGACTGGTCAGCAACCCGAACCGGGCCGGTGCTGAAGAGGTGCTGCGCGAACACGGGCTGGATGCCGGGCTGATTGCCAACAAGATGCTGATGTACAATGCCGCGATGGAGCCGTGTGATGAGTAG
- a CDS encoding FAD/NAD(P)-binding protein, translated as MESIAINQSGYQIKRGRIEEITELTELEKLFRIVLPDDEALDHDPGQFVQVSLFGVGEAPISICSSPTRRDSFELCVRNAGRFTAALHQLKVGDEVGIRGPFGVGFPVVPLEGNDVLLIAGGLGIAPLRSLINFIIDNRRDFGKVDILLGSRDPESMLFCDELAYWRKRIDINFCCSVDRAAPEWEGNVGLITALIPGASLDPLKTIAVACGPPIMYRFVVDELLKKGIPESHIYLSLERHMKCGLGKCGHCQIHDVYCCQDGPVFNYSWVKKIKGAI; from the coding sequence ATGGAAAGTATCGCCATCAATCAGTCCGGCTACCAGATCAAGCGGGGCCGAATCGAGGAAATCACCGAGCTGACTGAACTGGAAAAGTTGTTCAGAATCGTTCTGCCCGACGATGAAGCTCTTGACCATGATCCCGGGCAGTTTGTCCAGGTTTCACTGTTCGGAGTCGGCGAAGCGCCGATCTCGATCTGTTCGTCACCGACCCGGCGCGACTCTTTCGAACTCTGCGTGCGTAATGCCGGTCGTTTTACCGCGGCTCTGCATCAGCTTAAGGTCGGGGATGAAGTCGGTATCCGGGGACCCTTCGGAGTCGGTTTTCCGGTGGTCCCCCTGGAGGGGAACGATGTCCTGCTGATCGCCGGTGGTCTGGGCATCGCGCCGTTGCGCTCGCTGATCAATTTCATCATCGACAATCGGCGTGATTTCGGCAAGGTCGACATTCTGCTCGGCAGTCGTGACCCGGAAAGCATGTTGTTCTGCGACGAACTGGCCTATTGGCGCAAGCGGATCGATATCAATTTCTGCTGTTCGGTCGACCGGGCTGCTCCCGAATGGGAAGGGAATGTCGGCCTGATCACGGCGCTGATTCCGGGGGCCAGCCTGGATCCGTTGAAGACCATCGCGGTCGCCTGCGGTCCGCCGATCATGTACCGGTTCGTGGTTGACGAGCTGCTGAAAAAGGGAATACCGGAATCGCATATCTACCTGTCGCTTGAACGGCACATGAAATGCGGGCTCGGCAAGTGCGGTCACTGCCAGATTCACGATGTCTACTGCTGTCAGGACGGTCCGGTGTTCAACTACAGCTGGGTGAAGAAAATCAAAGGAGCGATATGA
- a CDS encoding cupin domain-containing protein, producing MSEVNDLLAQTLDLNGLLDYQDGAVVSRTIIKKDTGTVTLFAFDKGEGLSEHTAPFDALVQITDGEAAITIAGEEHRVKAGQFIIMPADQPHSLKAITRYKMLLVMIKQ from the coding sequence ATGAGTGAAGTAAACGACCTGCTGGCACAGACTCTTGATCTGAACGGACTGCTCGACTACCAGGATGGAGCCGTGGTCAGCCGCACCATCATCAAGAAAGACACCGGTACAGTGACCCTGTTCGCTTTCGACAAGGGCGAGGGGCTGAGTGAACATACCGCCCCCTTCGACGCCCTGGTGCAGATTACCGACGGCGAAGCGGCAATCACCATCGCCGGTGAAGAGCATCGTGTCAAAGCCGGCCAGTTCATCATCATGCCGGCCGACCAGCCGCACTCCCTCAAGGCGATCACCCGCTACAAGATGCTGCTGGTGATGATCAAGCAGTGA
- a CDS encoding Ni/Fe hydrogenase subunit alpha, whose translation MSRNVSVNVEFLTRVEGHGHIVVDVANGVLQKAELQIVEAPRFFEALLQGRSIFEAQHITSRICGICACGHSLASIQAAESAIGFSPSAQTIALRKLLLHMENLDSHILHIYMLAAPDLLGVQSFMGLMPEHADAVRRALRMKKACNDVCDILVGRHVHPISCVVGGFTKLPDVRQLEAMHALLLQIREDLVPTVALLGALKFPEFERETEYVALVSDEPEYPLLSGDVGSSDGVRKVKEDYRAVTNEFLVPHSTAKHARLSRGSYAVGALARFNLNAARLHPAARQAAAEIGLSAPCHNPFLNTAAQLVECVHCSEEAIGIIEQFLEQGIDQGEAVIVGVNENRQIPVRAGHGVGAVEVPRGILFHDYEVDAEGIIQKANCVIPTGQNLQNIEDDMHKLVPEILDRDPAEITLALEMLVRAYDPCISCSTHFLQVEFVGR comes from the coding sequence ATGAGTAGAAATGTTTCGGTCAATGTGGAATTTCTGACCCGGGTTGAGGGACACGGTCATATCGTCGTCGATGTGGCGAACGGTGTCCTGCAGAAAGCCGAACTGCAGATCGTCGAGGCGCCGCGGTTTTTCGAGGCCCTGCTGCAGGGGCGCTCGATCTTCGAGGCCCAGCACATCACCTCGCGGATCTGCGGCATCTGCGCCTGCGGACACAGCCTGGCCTCGATTCAGGCGGCCGAGAGCGCCATCGGCTTCAGCCCGAGCGCGCAGACCATTGCTCTGCGCAAGCTGCTGCTGCACATGGAGAATCTCGACAGCCATATCCTCCATATCTATATGCTGGCCGCTCCCGACCTGCTCGGGGTGCAGAGCTTCATGGGGCTGATGCCGGAGCATGCCGACGCGGTGCGGCGGGCGCTGCGGATGAAGAAAGCCTGCAACGATGTCTGCGATATCCTGGTCGGTCGCCATGTGCATCCGATCTCCTGCGTTGTCGGCGGGTTCACCAAACTTCCCGATGTTCGCCAACTCGAAGCGATGCACGCCCTGCTGTTGCAGATCCGCGAGGACCTGGTGCCGACGGTCGCGTTGCTCGGGGCCCTGAAGTTTCCCGAGTTTGAACGCGAAACCGAGTATGTCGCCCTGGTCAGTGACGAACCCGAGTATCCGCTGCTCAGCGGCGATGTCGGTTCCAGCGACGGGGTGCGCAAGGTCAAGGAAGACTACCGGGCGGTCACCAACGAATTCCTCGTTCCGCACTCCACCGCCAAACATGCCCGGCTCAGTCGTGGTTCCTACGCCGTCGGCGCGCTGGCGCGGTTCAATCTCAATGCCGCCAGGCTGCATCCCGCCGCCCGCCAGGCGGCCGCAGAGATCGGCCTGAGCGCCCCCTGTCACAATCCGTTTCTCAATACCGCCGCCCAGCTGGTCGAGTGCGTGCATTGCAGCGAGGAAGCCATCGGTATCATCGAGCAGTTTCTGGAGCAGGGGATCGATCAGGGCGAAGCGGTCATTGTCGGCGTCAACGAGAACCGGCAGATTCCGGTGCGTGCCGGGCACGGTGTCGGCGCGGTCGAGGTGCCGCGCGGGATTCTCTTCCACGACTATGAGGTCGATGCCGAGGGGATCATTCAGAAGGCCAACTGCGTGATTCCGACCGGGCAGAACCTGCAGAACATCGAGGATGACATGCACAAGCTGGTACCGGAGATCCTCGACCGGGATCCGGCCGAGATCACCCTGGCTCTGGAGATGCTGGTACGGGCCTACGACCCCTGCATCTCCTGTTCGACCCATTTTCTGCAGGTTGAGTTCGTTGGTCGCTGA
- a CDS encoding 4Fe-4S dicluster domain-containing protein: MTQALIAKTKLADLVSFLALCGKVVGPVPLGHGQFKFAEVRSLAEMALDYIPTILPPKKYFMPQYETLLRYDGADGQQMQAVVEVEELVLFGVHTCDLAGIQCLNVVFSDRPRDLHYMIRKNHITLIGLECSDYCDSYASCAMLRNHLPKGGYDLFFSELSDGYFVDIKTQKGEQLVEESGLFEPVSDAAREQLQELRRAKKQIFRSEVPIRYQDIPRLFDETFDSDVWTRIGEKCLSCGNCTNVCPTCYCFDVMDEPDLDLTRGRRIRVWDSCQHETFAKVAGDESFREQRSDRKRHRFNRKFRYPMKRYKRMFCTGCGRCSRSCMAKIDLKETLGALMEERG, encoded by the coding sequence GTGACTCAGGCTCTGATAGCAAAAACGAAACTGGCTGACCTGGTCAGCTTTCTGGCCTTGTGCGGGAAGGTTGTCGGGCCGGTTCCCCTGGGCCATGGCCAGTTCAAGTTCGCCGAGGTCCGTTCGCTTGCCGAGATGGCGCTGGACTACATCCCGACCATCCTGCCGCCGAAGAAGTACTTCATGCCCCAGTATGAAACCCTGCTGCGCTACGATGGTGCCGACGGTCAGCAGATGCAGGCCGTGGTCGAGGTCGAGGAACTGGTGCTGTTCGGGGTGCATACCTGCGACCTGGCCGGTATCCAGTGTCTCAACGTGGTTTTTTCCGACCGGCCGCGCGATCTGCATTACATGATCCGCAAGAATCACATCACCCTGATCGGCCTGGAGTGCAGTGACTACTGCGACAGCTACGCCAGTTGTGCCATGCTGCGCAACCATCTGCCGAAAGGTGGTTACGACCTGTTTTTCAGCGAGTTGAGTGACGGCTACTTCGTTGATATCAAGACCCAGAAAGGGGAGCAGCTGGTCGAGGAATCGGGCCTGTTTGAACCGGTCAGCGATGCCGCGCGGGAGCAGCTTCAGGAACTGCGGCGGGCCAAGAAACAGATTTTCCGCAGCGAAGTGCCGATCCGCTACCAGGATATCCCACGGCTGTTCGACGAAACCTTCGACAGTGATGTCTGGACCAGGATCGGTGAAAAATGCCTCTCCTGCGGCAACTGTACCAATGTCTGCCCGACCTGCTACTGCTTCGACGTGATGGATGAACCCGATCTCGACCTGACCCGGGGGCGGCGGATCCGGGTCTGGGATTCCTGCCAGCACGAGACCTTTGCCAAGGTCGCCGGCGACGAGAGTTTCCGGGAGCAGCGTTCCGACCGCAAGCGGCACCGGTTCAACCGCAAGTTCCGTTACCCGATGAAACGCTACAAGCGGATGTTCTGTACCGGTTGCGGCCGCTGCAGCCGCAGCTGCATGGCGAAAATCGACCTGAAGGAGACTTTGGGCGCCTTGATGGAGGAACGGGGATAA
- a CDS encoding tRNA dihydrouridine synthase, with amino-acid sequence MNASADHKLPWAPGTVPLMLAPMQGLTNSAMRRLVIDRGRPEVVFTEFLRVSGVSRRRFGRRDMADIAAEQDGVPLVVQLVGHGVEPLVDAALIARDNGARHLNLNLGCPYGRMTTAATGGALLQYPERLAELLPALRRAIAGGFSVKLRAGYEDPRQIFSLLPLLEDAGVDWLVLHPRTVVQKYAGEADHRLTAEVVARTRLPVIANGDIRSAAEGRLMLERTGAAGLMIGRAAMADPLIFARLRGDAPGIPDLEQQARDLHGYLQGLLPLYRERFCGEKQVLDKMKNVLLFIDQPAFADTVRRLKKSRTIPAFARLLEEL; translated from the coding sequence GCCGCTGATGCTGGCCCCGATGCAGGGCTTGACCAACAGCGCCATGCGCCGGCTGGTCATCGACCGTGGACGGCCGGAGGTGGTGTTCACCGAATTTCTGCGGGTCAGCGGCGTCAGCCGGCGCCGCTTCGGGCGGCGCGACATGGCCGATATCGCGGCTGAACAGGATGGAGTGCCGCTGGTGGTGCAGCTGGTGGGACACGGGGTCGAGCCGTTGGTCGATGCCGCACTGATCGCCCGGGACAACGGCGCGCGGCACCTCAATCTCAACCTCGGTTGTCCCTACGGGCGGATGACCACTGCCGCCACCGGTGGCGCGTTGCTGCAGTATCCCGAACGGCTGGCGGAGCTGCTGCCGGCCCTGCGGCGGGCGATTGCGGGGGGATTTTCGGTGAAATTGCGGGCCGGTTATGAGGATCCGCGGCAGATCTTCTCCCTGTTGCCGCTGCTGGAGGATGCCGGTGTGGATTGGCTGGTGCTGCATCCCCGGACCGTGGTGCAGAAATATGCCGGTGAAGCGGACCATCGCCTGACCGCCGAGGTTGTCGCCCGAACCCGGCTGCCGGTGATTGCCAACGGCGATATCCGCAGTGCCGCGGAAGGTCGGTTGATGCTTGAAAGGACCGGAGCAGCAGGTTTGATGATCGGCCGGGCGGCGATGGCCGACCCGCTGATTTTCGCCCGTCTGCGCGGGGACGCTCCCGGGATACCCGACCTCGAGCAGCAGGCCCGTGACCTGCACGGCTACCTGCAGGGTCTGCTGCCCCTCTACCGGGAGCGTTTCTGCGGCGAGAAACAGGTTCTCGACAAGATGAAAAATGTTCTGTTGTTCATCGATCAGCCCGCCTTTGCCGATACCGTGCGCCGGCTGAAGAAGAGCCGCACCATTCCTGCTTTCGCCCGTCTGCTTGAAGAACTCTGA